A DNA window from Fervidobacterium sp. contains the following coding sequences:
- a CDS encoding MarR family transcriptional regulator codes for MSKHVKERAEELYTVLEKLLRDICFSIRIHGREALKNYSITHAQFELLQRIYFNGPQTMTKLSQMLGIAKSTTTGLVMRLERDGFLKRKQSREDKRVAVVEITLLGEEVIKAVINSRIDYVKKLCEKFSDEDLNQLYSSLENLSNLIKETNK; via the coding sequence ATGAGTAAACACGTCAAAGAAAGAGCCGAAGAGCTGTACACTGTTCTTGAAAAGTTGTTAAGAGATATCTGTTTCAGTATCAGAATACACGGCCGTGAAGCTCTTAAAAATTATTCCATTACTCATGCGCAATTTGAGCTGCTTCAGAGAATTTATTTTAATGGACCACAAACCATGACAAAACTGAGCCAGATGCTTGGTATCGCAAAAAGTACGACGACAGGTCTTGTTATGAGACTTGAAAGAGATGGTTTTCTGAAACGGAAACAAAGTAGAGAAGATAAAAGAGTTGCCGTTGTGGAGATAACTTTGCTAGGTGAAGAAGTAATAAAAGCAGTCATAAATTCCAGGATAGACTATGTAAAGAAACTTTGTGAAAAATTTTCAGACGAGGATTTAAATCAGCTCTATTCAAGCCTTGAAAATTTGTCAAATTTAATAAAGGAAACGAACAAATAA
- a CDS encoding aminopeptidase codes for MSVEKGLVWKKRTKEEIERFSENYKIFIDFAKTERLAIEYFEKLLKREGFISINDYVSKSTTSKIFSVNRFKSLVAVKGDITNGINFIVAHVDSPRLDLKPYPLYEDSGIVLAKTHYYGGIKKYQWLSLPLALVGIVVKENGDKINICIGCNEKEPVFVLPDLLPHLDKEDKKVSEQFKADKMNLLVGSIPLETNDKEPVKQYVLKLLKEKYDIEEEDFISAELELVPAIKPRDVGLDGSFIGAYGHDDRICAYEAIMALLNAEISENQKAAGVILFDREEIGSEGDAGAQGRFYKSFLRKLIKAKGLEDSENVLDDIISKSTVISADVTALYDPSYPEVHDKLNVAKPGYGVAIVKYTGRGGKSGASEAHAELLAKVRNILNKNGICWQVSLLGKVDVGGGGTVAKFLAKEGFDTVDMGPGLMSMHAPFELVSKADLYETYLAFKVLMEQL; via the coding sequence GTGTCTGTTGAAAAAGGGTTGGTTTGGAAAAAAAGAACAAAAGAGGAGATCGAAAGGTTTTCTGAAAATTACAAAATATTCATAGATTTTGCAAAGACAGAAAGGTTAGCGATAGAATACTTTGAAAAGCTTTTGAAAAGAGAAGGGTTTATAAGTATAAACGATTATGTGTCAAAAAGTACCACAAGTAAAATCTTTTCTGTGAACCGTTTTAAATCACTTGTTGCAGTAAAAGGAGACATAACAAATGGCATAAATTTTATAGTTGCACATGTTGATTCGCCAAGATTAGATTTAAAACCTTATCCACTCTATGAAGATAGTGGTATAGTATTAGCAAAAACGCATTATTATGGAGGGATAAAAAAATACCAATGGCTGAGTCTTCCTTTAGCACTTGTTGGAATAGTTGTAAAGGAAAATGGTGACAAAATAAATATTTGCATAGGATGTAACGAAAAAGAGCCTGTGTTTGTATTACCTGATTTATTACCGCACCTTGATAAGGAAGATAAAAAAGTAAGCGAGCAGTTTAAAGCCGACAAAATGAACCTTTTAGTTGGATCTATTCCACTTGAAACGAATGACAAAGAACCAGTCAAGCAATATGTACTTAAGTTATTGAAAGAAAAATATGATATAGAAGAAGAGGATTTCATAAGTGCCGAACTTGAACTTGTCCCTGCCATAAAACCAAGAGATGTTGGACTTGATGGAAGTTTTATAGGTGCATATGGGCATGATGATAGAATATGTGCCTACGAAGCAATTATGGCTCTTTTAAACGCGGAAATTTCGGAAAATCAAAAAGCTGCTGGTGTAATACTATTTGATAGAGAAGAAATCGGTAGCGAAGGAGATGCAGGTGCACAAGGAAGGTTTTACAAAAGCTTTCTAAGAAAATTGATCAAAGCCAAAGGTCTTGAAGACAGTGAAAACGTTTTAGATGACATAATATCCAAGTCAACAGTAATATCAGCGGACGTTACCGCTTTGTATGATCCATCTTACCCTGAAGTACATGACAAACTCAACGTAGCAAAACCAGGTTACGGAGTAGCAATAGTTAAGTACACAGGTAGGGGTGGAAAATCGGGTGCAAGTGAAGCTCATGCTGAATTGTTAGCAAAAGTTCGAAACATCTTAAACAAGAATGGAATCTGTTGGCAAGTAAGCTTACTTGGAAAAGTTGATGTTGGTGGTGGAGGTACAGTTGCCAAATTTTTAGCTAAGGAAGGCTTTGATACAGTCGATATGGGACCAGGGTTAATGAGTATGCACGCTCCGTTTGAACTTGTATCAAAAGCCGATCTTTACGAAACTTACCTTGCCTTTAAAGTATTGATGGAACAGTTGTAG
- a CDS encoding PEGA domain-containing protein translates to MFFKTVRYLIIIIFTFLLSSSFLALTVISENGAMVYYNGFLIGVVKNNSLSFPASFPGWLRVAKPGYLTFEKEITEDGTVVANLAFPSYLKVNVALENAELYINDIKYSPGELHALRPGYYKIKISAPGYTTKTIELFLDKNEEKILDVNLKKTVTLTINSVQKISNVLIDGKVIDVPHTLEVLPGKYRLILSGDYVKNIQEFDVPPVDSYSITLDLQKKYELQISGEPEYAYVRINNEIYRLPYRNKLSEGFYNIVIFADGYKEETRRLELKENTVINYMLEPQKLYKSNFLDKDYIVKFDGFVRERLIPKAYFTTVSDKNNNIIWVGFSDGTFNKIPTTIPILINSDYQVTINNKAYIGPAVLQIENGQKISLYNKFTGTETVIVDKLTIFDSVEKCLVNIYSKTGLDVFWDGKYIGKTPIYLFMTSSGMHELLLKKGEREIFKSLVSVSQGKLNEFSIDE, encoded by the coding sequence ATGTTTTTTAAGACAGTGAGATACCTTATTATTATTATTTTTACTTTCTTACTCTCATCATCTTTCTTAGCACTCACAGTAATATCCGAAAACGGCGCAATGGTATATTACAATGGTTTCCTAATAGGTGTGGTGAAAAACAATTCATTGTCTTTTCCTGCAAGTTTTCCTGGTTGGCTTCGCGTAGCTAAACCTGGATACTTAACTTTTGAAAAAGAAATAACAGAAGATGGTACTGTTGTTGCTAATTTAGCATTTCCAAGTTATCTTAAGGTTAATGTTGCCTTAGAAAATGCAGAGCTTTACATAAACGACATCAAATATTCTCCTGGGGAACTACACGCATTGAGACCTGGGTATTATAAAATAAAAATATCTGCTCCAGGCTACACGACCAAAACCATCGAGCTTTTTCTTGATAAAAACGAAGAAAAAATCTTGGACGTGAATTTGAAAAAGACAGTAACACTAACAATCAACTCAGTGCAAAAAATTTCGAATGTTCTTATAGATGGAAAAGTCATCGACGTTCCACACACACTTGAAGTTTTACCAGGCAAGTACCGCTTGATACTTTCGGGTGATTATGTTAAAAACATTCAAGAGTTTGATGTACCACCAGTTGATAGTTACTCAATAACATTAGATCTTCAAAAAAAGTATGAGCTACAAATATCGGGTGAACCAGAGTATGCTTATGTAAGGATAAACAATGAGATTTATAGATTACCATACAGAAACAAACTTTCTGAAGGGTTTTATAACATTGTTATCTTCGCTGACGGATATAAAGAAGAGACAAGAAGACTGGAGTTAAAAGAAAATACAGTGATAAACTACATGTTGGAACCACAAAAATTGTATAAATCAAACTTTTTGGATAAAGATTACATTGTCAAATTTGATGGTTTTGTAAGAGAAAGACTTATTCCAAAAGCTTATTTTACGACGGTATCTGACAAAAACAACAACATAATATGGGTTGGTTTTTCTGACGGGACTTTTAACAAAATCCCGACAACAATACCAATACTTATAAACTCAGACTACCAAGTGACAATTAACAACAAAGCGTACATTGGACCTGCTGTATTGCAAATAGAAAACGGTCAAAAGATAAGCTTATACAACAAATTCACAGGTACAGAAACAGTGATTGTAGACAAACTTACAATCTTTGATAGCGTGGAGAAATGTTTAGTAAATATCTATTCAAAGACAGGTTTAGATGTATTTTGGGATGGGAAATACATTGGAAAAACTCCCATTTACCTTTTTATGACGAGCAGTGGCATGCAT